The Proteobacteria bacterium CG1_02_64_396 genome includes a window with the following:
- a CDS encoding deaminase → MSKLRVDSFSISIDGFGAGPNQSLENPLGEGGMELHRWVFPTRTFMRMHGDNGAAGDGTTGVDDDFAARGFDNLGAWILGRNMFGPIRGPWPDERWKGWWGNEPPYHTPVFVLTHHPREPLVMAGGTTFYFVTEGIHAALDQARQAAADKDVRIGGGIATIRQYLQAGLIDRMHLAISPVLLGRGEALLNGIDLPALGFACTEHHPSPNATHVVLQKGP, encoded by the coding sequence ATGTCAAAACTTCGGGTCGATAGTTTTTCCATCTCCATCGACGGCTTTGGCGCCGGGCCAAACCAAAGCCTCGAAAACCCACTGGGGGAAGGGGGGATGGAGCTGCACCGCTGGGTCTTCCCGACCCGCACCTTCATGCGGATGCACGGCGATAACGGAGCGGCCGGCGACGGCACCACCGGGGTCGACGACGACTTTGCCGCACGGGGGTTTGACAACCTCGGCGCCTGGATCCTGGGGCGCAACATGTTCGGTCCGATCCGCGGTCCCTGGCCCGACGAGCGCTGGAAAGGGTGGTGGGGCAACGAGCCCCCCTATCACACACCGGTCTTCGTCCTCACCCACCACCCCCGCGAGCCGCTGGTCATGGCGGGGGGGACCACCTTTTATTTCGTCACCGAGGGGATCCACGCCGCCTTGGATCAGGCTCGGCAGGCGGCCGCAGACAAAGACGTGCGGATCGGCGGCGGCATCGCCACGATCCGTCAGTATCTGCAAGCGGGGCTGATCGACCGGATGCACCTGGCCATCTCCCCGGTTTTGCTCGGCCGGGGGGAGGCGCTGCTGAACGGCATCGACCTGCCCGCCCTCGGCTTTGCCTGCACCGAGCACCATCCCTCCCCCAACGCCACCCATGTCGTCCTGCAAAAGGGTCCATAA